One window from the genome of Hippocampus zosterae strain Florida chromosome 7, ASM2543408v3, whole genome shotgun sequence encodes:
- the LOC127604995 gene encoding sodium bicarbonate cotransporter 3-like isoform X9 — MDESSEQTRPFLRTGLDEEAIVDHGKSSFTIQTNYEKDELESHRAVYVGVHVPFGRENKRRHRHRGHRHHRKRRDKDSDDGKEDDRDSSPYDTPSQRVQFILGTEDDDLEHVPHDLFTELDELSFRDGRATEWRETARWLKFEEDVEDGGERWSKPYVATLSLHSLFELRSCILNGTVMLDMRANSIEEIADMVIDSMVASGQLKEDLRAKVREAMLKKHHHQNERKLSNRIPLVRSIADIGKKHSDPLLLERNGEGLSSSRLSLHKPGAASSASNLPPRQESRVSILLNHLLPSSSSNTGRPPGPSPLATPQSTPASFRRGSPSPPRNHGAGFGPYSIPEVVVSPPKDDEPLKSPEDDSAVPEFSRQSSCASQGSEQLPLEGPLVHLNSVPNYLDSEKAVERRPSKVGVDMNFMKKIPPGAEASNVLVGEVDFLEKPIIAFVRLSPAVLITGLTEVPVPTRFLFLLLGPHGKGPQYHEIGRSMATLMTDEIFHDVAYKAKDRTDLLSGIDEFLDQVTVLPPGEWDPTIRIEPPKNVPSQLKRKRPSHPNGTASPAGELEMGDDHQVGPELQRTGRICGGLILDIKRKAPFYWSDIRDSFSLQCLASILFLYCACMSPVITFGGLLGEATKGNISAIESLFGASLTGVAYSLFAGQPLTILGSTGPVLVFEKILFKFCADYGLSYLSLRTSIGLWTAFLCLVLVATDASSLVCYITRFTEEAFAALICIIFIYEALEKLFHLGEHYPVNSHNVLDNLTSYSCQCSEPANASAQLLLKWNQTGYSADSIPWSSFNVSMCKMLNGEFVGTACGNHGPYIPDVLFWSIILFFTTFFLSSFLKQFKTERYFPTKVRSTISDFAVFITIMIMVLVDYLMGIPSPKLNVPDRFEPTSKNRGWLMDPLGENPWWTLLVAALPALLCTILIFMDQQITAVIINRKEHKLKKGCGYHLDLLVVSFMLGVCSIMGLPWFVAATVLSISHVNSLKVESGCSAPGEQPKFLGIREQRVTGFMIFVLMGCSVFMTSALKFIPMPVLYGVFLYMGVSSLKGIQFFDRIKLFGMPAKHQPDLIYLRYVPLWKVHIFTLVQLTCLVLLWVIKASAAAVVFPMMVLALVFIRKLLDFFFSNRELSWLDDLMPESKKKKEDDKKKKARAKLEAESRLQDEELGLPVSYESSNLLNIPEKTLSGSSELDAMVVNTADEMAQNAAWRAVNLSSDSQSQHSGSREKAACVRVDISPETPGESSNAETFL; from the exons ggtCTAGATGAGGAGGCAATCGTTGACCACGGAAAGAGCAGCTTCACTATTCAGACAAACTACGAAAAGGACGAATTAGAAA gccACCGAGCTGTGTACGTGGGCGTTCACGTTCCCTTTGGAAGAGAAAACAAGCGGAGGCATCGTCACCGAGGACACAGGCACCACAGAAAGAGAAGGGATAAAGATTCGGATGACGGAAAGGAGGATGACAGGGACTCGTCCCCCTACG ACACTCCATCCCAGCGGGTCCAATTCATTCTGGGCACAGAGGACGATGACTTGGAGCATGTTCCCCACGACCTCTTCACCGAGTTGGATGAGCTCTCCTTCCGAGATGGCAGAGCCACTGAATGGAGGGAAACTGCCAG GTGGCTGAAGTTTGAAGAGGATGTGGAAGATGGCGGGGAAAGGTGGAGCAAGCCGTACGTGGCTACGTTGTCACTGCACAGTTTATTTGAACTGCGGAGCTGCATCCTCAATGGCACTGTCATGCTGGATATGAGGGCCAACAGTATAGAGGAAATTGCAG ACATGGTGATCGACAGCATGGTGGCGTCGGGCCAGCTCAAGGAGGACCTGCGGGCGAAGGTGCGTGAGGCCATGCTGAAGAAGCACCACCATCAGAACGAGCGAAAGCTCAGTAACCGCATCCCTTTGGTGCGCTCCATTGCTGACATAGGCAAGAAACATTCTGACCCTCTCTTGCTTGAAAGAAACG GAGAGGGCCTTTCCTCTTCACGTCTCTCCCTCCACAAGCCAGGAGCGGCCTCTTCTGCCTCCAACCTGCCGCCGAGACAAGAATCCCGCGTTTCCATCCTACTCAACCACCTCCTCccatcctcttcctccaacaCGGGGCGCCCCCCAGGTCCTTCTCCCCTCGCCACCCCTCAGAGCACCCCCGCGTCCTTTCGGCGTGGCTCCCCGAGCCCCCCGCGCAACCACGGCGCCGGCTTTGGCCCTTATAGCATCCCAGAAGTGGTGGTGTCTCCGCCCAAGGATGACGAGCCGCTTAAGTCGCCAGAGGACGACTCGGCCGTCCCCGAGTTCAGCCGGCAATCCTCCTGTGCATCCCAGGGATCCGAGCAGCTGCCCTTAGAAG GACCACTCGTTCATCTGAACTCCGTCCCGAATTACCTGGACAGTGAAAAGGCAGTGGAGAGGCGGCCTTCCAAAGTAGGG GTGGATATGAATTTCATGAAGAAGATTCCCCCGGGCGCCGAAGCTTCCAATGTGTTGGTGGGAGAAGTGGATTTCTTGGAGAAACCCATCATCGCCTTTGTTCGACTCTCCCCTGCGGTTCTGATCACTGGCCTCACTGAGGTTCCCGTTCCCACAAG GTTCCTGTTCCTGCTTTTGGGTCCTCACGGGAAGGGTCCTCAATACCATGAGATTGGCAGATCGATGGCCACTCTGATGACAGATGAG ATTTTCCATGACGTGGCATACAAGGCCAAAGATCGAACGGATCTCCTATCTGGGATCGATGAGTTCCTTGATCAGGTGACGGTCCTCCCTCCTGGAGAGTGGGACCCCACGATCCGGATTGAGCCCCCTAAAAACGTCCCGTCCCAG CTAAAGAGGAAGAGGCCATCGCATCCAAATGGCACGGCATCCCCAGCGGGAGAACTGGAAATGGGAGACGACCACCAAGTGGGACCAGAGCTGCAGAGGACCGGAAG GATATGCGGCGGTCTGATCCTGGACATCAAGCGGAAGGCCCCCTTTTACTGGAGCGACATCAGAGACTCCTTTAGCTTGCAGTGTCTAGCCTCCATTCTCTTCCTTTATTGTGCCTGCATGTCTCCCGTCATTACGTTCGGAGGTCTGCTTGGGGAGGCCACCAAAGGCAACATC AGTGCCATAGAGTCTCTTTTTGGGGCGTCATTGACTGGAGTTGCGTATTCCCTCTTTGCCGGTCAACCTCTAACTATCCTTGGCAGCACAGGACCTGTTTTAGTGTTTGAGAAGATCCTCTTTAAGTTCTGCGC CGACTACGGACTGTCCTACCTGTCGTTGCGAACAAGCATTGGTCTGTGGACTGCCTTCCTGTGTCTGGTCCTGGTTGCTACGGACGCGAGCTCCCTGGTCTGCTATATCACCCGATTCACCGAGGAAGCTTTTGCCGCACTCATCTGCATCATCTTTATCTACGAGGCGCTTGAAAAGCTCTTCCACCTCGGAGAGCATTACCCTGTCAACAGCCACAACGTCCTGGATAACCTCACATCATATTC GTGTCAGTGCTCTGAGCCAGCGAATGCCTCCGCTCAGCTCCTGCTGAAATGGAACCAGACGGGTTACAGTGCAGACTCCATACCGTGGAGTAGCTTCAATGTTTCG ATGTGTAAAATGCTCAACGGGGAGTTTGTTGGCACAGCCTGCGGTAACCATGGACCCTACATCCCAGATGTTCTCTTCTGGTCCATCATTCTCTTCTTCACCACCTTTTTCTTGTCCTCTTTCCTCAAGCAGTTCAAAACGGAGCGGTACTTCCCCaccaag gtgCGATCCACAATCAGTGACTTTGCTGTCTTCATAACTATCATGATTATGGTCTTGGTGGACTACTTAATGGGGATCCCTTCACCGAAACTAAACGTCCCTGATCGGTTTGAG CCTACTTCAAAGAACAGAGGCTGGCTGATGGACCCATTAGGCGAAAACCCCTGGTGGACGCTGTTGGTGGCAGCGCTTCCTGCCCTGTTGTGCACAATTCTCATCTTTATGGATCAGCAGATCACAGCTGTCATCATCAACCGCAAGGAGCACAAGCTCAAG AAAGGCTGTGGCTATCACCTGGACTTGCTGGTGGTGTCATTCATGCTTGGCGTGTGCTCCATAATGGGCCTGCCCTGGTTCGTGGCGGCCACCGTCCTCTCCATTTCGCACGTGAACAGCCTCAAGGTGGAATCTGGTTGCTCCGCTCCCGGAGAGCAGCCCAAGTTCCTCGGCATCCGGGAGCAGCGCGTCACCGGCTTCATGATCTTTGTCCTCATGGGCTGTTCGGTTTTCATGACATCTGCGCTCAAG TTCATTCCAATGCCAGTGCTGTACGGAGTCTTCCTCTACATGGGGGTCTCCTCTCTGAAAGGCATCCAA TTCTTTGACAGAATCAAGCTGTTTGGCATGCCTGCCAAACATCAGCCTGATCTTATTTACTTGCGCTACGTGCCGCTGTGGAAAGTCCATATCTTCACCCTGGTACAGCTCACCTGCCTGGTACTGCTCTGGGTCATCAAGGCCTCTGCTGCAGCCGTGGTTTTCCCCATGATG gttCTTGCACTGGTCTTTATCCGGAAGCTTCTTGACTTCTTCTTCAGTAACAGAGAGCTGAGCTGGCTCGACGACTTGATGCCAgagagcaagaagaaaaaagaggacgacaaaaaaaagaaagcgcggGCAAAGCTG gaAGCAGAGTCTCGATTGCAGGACGAAGAACTAGGACTGCCGGTCAGCTACGAGAGCTCCAACCTGCTCAACATCCCAGAAAAGACCCTCTCAGGGAG TTCTGAGCTTGATGCCATGGTTGTAAATACTGCTGATGAAATGGCCCAAAATGCGGCGTGGAGAGCAGTGAACTTGAGCAGCGACTCGCAAAGCCAACATAGTGGAAG CCGGGAGAAGGCGGCCTGCGTTAGAGTGGACATAAGCCCGGAAACACCAGGAGAAAGTTCCAATGCGGAGACCTTCTTGTGA
- the LOC127604995 gene encoding sodium bicarbonate cotransporter 3-like isoform X8: MDESSEQTRPFLRTGLDEEAIVDHGKSSFTIQTNYEKDELESHRAVYVGVHVPFGRENKRRHRHRGHRHHRKRRDKDSDDGKEDDRDSSPYDTPSQRVQFILGTEDDDLEHVPHDLFTELDELSFRDGRATEWRETARWLKFEEDVEDGGERWSKPYVATLSLHSLFELRSCILNGTVMLDMRANSIEEIADMVIDSMVASGQLKEDLRAKVREAMLKKHHHQNERKLSNRIPLVRSIADIGKKHSDPLLLERNGEGLSSSRLSLHKPGAASSASNLPPRQESRVSILLNHLLPSSSSNTGRPPGPSPLATPQSTPASFRRGSPSPPRNHGAGFGPYSIPEVVVSPPKDDEPLKSPEDDSAVPEFSRQSSCASQGSEQLPLEGPLVHLNSVPNYLDSEKAVERRPSKVGVSRESSSVDFSKVDMNFMKKIPPGAEASNVLVGEVDFLEKPIIAFVRLSPAVLITGLTEVPVPTRFLFLLLGPHGKGPQYHEIGRSMATLMTDEIFHDVAYKAKDRTDLLSGIDEFLDQVTVLPPGEWDPTIRIEPPKNVPSQLKRKRPSHPNGTASPAGELEMGDDHQVGPELQRTGRICGGLILDIKRKAPFYWSDIRDSFSLQCLASILFLYCACMSPVITFGGLLGEATKGNISAIESLFGASLTGVAYSLFAGQPLTILGSTGPVLVFEKILFKFCADYGLSYLSLRTSIGLWTAFLCLVLVATDASSLVCYITRFTEEAFAALICIIFIYEALEKLFHLGEHYPVNSHNVLDNLTSYSCQCSEPANASAQLLLKWNQTGYSADSIPWSSFNVSMCKMLNGEFVGTACGNHGPYIPDVLFWSIILFFTTFFLSSFLKQFKTERYFPTKVRSTISDFAVFITIMIMVLVDYLMGIPSPKLNVPDRFEPTSKNRGWLMDPLGENPWWTLLVAALPALLCTILIFMDQQITAVIINRKEHKLKKGCGYHLDLLVVSFMLGVCSIMGLPWFVAATVLSISHVNSLKVESGCSAPGEQPKFLGIREQRVTGFMIFVLMGCSVFMTSALKFIPMPVLYGVFLYMGVSSLKGIQFFDRIKLFGMPAKHQPDLIYLRYVPLWKVHIFTLVQLTCLVLLWVIKASAAAVVFPMMVLALVFIRKLLDFFFSNRELSWLDDLMPESKKKKEDDKKKKARAKLEAESRLQDEELGLPVSYESSNLLNIPEKTLSGSSELDAMVVNTADEMAQNAAWRAVNLSSDSQSQHSGSREKAACVRVDISPETPGESSNAETFL; encoded by the exons ggtCTAGATGAGGAGGCAATCGTTGACCACGGAAAGAGCAGCTTCACTATTCAGACAAACTACGAAAAGGACGAATTAGAAA gccACCGAGCTGTGTACGTGGGCGTTCACGTTCCCTTTGGAAGAGAAAACAAGCGGAGGCATCGTCACCGAGGACACAGGCACCACAGAAAGAGAAGGGATAAAGATTCGGATGACGGAAAGGAGGATGACAGGGACTCGTCCCCCTACG ACACTCCATCCCAGCGGGTCCAATTCATTCTGGGCACAGAGGACGATGACTTGGAGCATGTTCCCCACGACCTCTTCACCGAGTTGGATGAGCTCTCCTTCCGAGATGGCAGAGCCACTGAATGGAGGGAAACTGCCAG GTGGCTGAAGTTTGAAGAGGATGTGGAAGATGGCGGGGAAAGGTGGAGCAAGCCGTACGTGGCTACGTTGTCACTGCACAGTTTATTTGAACTGCGGAGCTGCATCCTCAATGGCACTGTCATGCTGGATATGAGGGCCAACAGTATAGAGGAAATTGCAG ACATGGTGATCGACAGCATGGTGGCGTCGGGCCAGCTCAAGGAGGACCTGCGGGCGAAGGTGCGTGAGGCCATGCTGAAGAAGCACCACCATCAGAACGAGCGAAAGCTCAGTAACCGCATCCCTTTGGTGCGCTCCATTGCTGACATAGGCAAGAAACATTCTGACCCTCTCTTGCTTGAAAGAAACG GAGAGGGCCTTTCCTCTTCACGTCTCTCCCTCCACAAGCCAGGAGCGGCCTCTTCTGCCTCCAACCTGCCGCCGAGACAAGAATCCCGCGTTTCCATCCTACTCAACCACCTCCTCccatcctcttcctccaacaCGGGGCGCCCCCCAGGTCCTTCTCCCCTCGCCACCCCTCAGAGCACCCCCGCGTCCTTTCGGCGTGGCTCCCCGAGCCCCCCGCGCAACCACGGCGCCGGCTTTGGCCCTTATAGCATCCCAGAAGTGGTGGTGTCTCCGCCCAAGGATGACGAGCCGCTTAAGTCGCCAGAGGACGACTCGGCCGTCCCCGAGTTCAGCCGGCAATCCTCCTGTGCATCCCAGGGATCCGAGCAGCTGCCCTTAGAAG GACCACTCGTTCATCTGAACTCCGTCCCGAATTACCTGGACAGTGAAAAGGCAGTGGAGAGGCGGCCTTCCAAAGTAGGGGTCAGTAGAGAAAGCAGCAGTGTCGACTTCAGCAAG GTGGATATGAATTTCATGAAGAAGATTCCCCCGGGCGCCGAAGCTTCCAATGTGTTGGTGGGAGAAGTGGATTTCTTGGAGAAACCCATCATCGCCTTTGTTCGACTCTCCCCTGCGGTTCTGATCACTGGCCTCACTGAGGTTCCCGTTCCCACAAG GTTCCTGTTCCTGCTTTTGGGTCCTCACGGGAAGGGTCCTCAATACCATGAGATTGGCAGATCGATGGCCACTCTGATGACAGATGAG ATTTTCCATGACGTGGCATACAAGGCCAAAGATCGAACGGATCTCCTATCTGGGATCGATGAGTTCCTTGATCAGGTGACGGTCCTCCCTCCTGGAGAGTGGGACCCCACGATCCGGATTGAGCCCCCTAAAAACGTCCCGTCCCAG CTAAAGAGGAAGAGGCCATCGCATCCAAATGGCACGGCATCCCCAGCGGGAGAACTGGAAATGGGAGACGACCACCAAGTGGGACCAGAGCTGCAGAGGACCGGAAG GATATGCGGCGGTCTGATCCTGGACATCAAGCGGAAGGCCCCCTTTTACTGGAGCGACATCAGAGACTCCTTTAGCTTGCAGTGTCTAGCCTCCATTCTCTTCCTTTATTGTGCCTGCATGTCTCCCGTCATTACGTTCGGAGGTCTGCTTGGGGAGGCCACCAAAGGCAACATC AGTGCCATAGAGTCTCTTTTTGGGGCGTCATTGACTGGAGTTGCGTATTCCCTCTTTGCCGGTCAACCTCTAACTATCCTTGGCAGCACAGGACCTGTTTTAGTGTTTGAGAAGATCCTCTTTAAGTTCTGCGC CGACTACGGACTGTCCTACCTGTCGTTGCGAACAAGCATTGGTCTGTGGACTGCCTTCCTGTGTCTGGTCCTGGTTGCTACGGACGCGAGCTCCCTGGTCTGCTATATCACCCGATTCACCGAGGAAGCTTTTGCCGCACTCATCTGCATCATCTTTATCTACGAGGCGCTTGAAAAGCTCTTCCACCTCGGAGAGCATTACCCTGTCAACAGCCACAACGTCCTGGATAACCTCACATCATATTC GTGTCAGTGCTCTGAGCCAGCGAATGCCTCCGCTCAGCTCCTGCTGAAATGGAACCAGACGGGTTACAGTGCAGACTCCATACCGTGGAGTAGCTTCAATGTTTCG ATGTGTAAAATGCTCAACGGGGAGTTTGTTGGCACAGCCTGCGGTAACCATGGACCCTACATCCCAGATGTTCTCTTCTGGTCCATCATTCTCTTCTTCACCACCTTTTTCTTGTCCTCTTTCCTCAAGCAGTTCAAAACGGAGCGGTACTTCCCCaccaag gtgCGATCCACAATCAGTGACTTTGCTGTCTTCATAACTATCATGATTATGGTCTTGGTGGACTACTTAATGGGGATCCCTTCACCGAAACTAAACGTCCCTGATCGGTTTGAG CCTACTTCAAAGAACAGAGGCTGGCTGATGGACCCATTAGGCGAAAACCCCTGGTGGACGCTGTTGGTGGCAGCGCTTCCTGCCCTGTTGTGCACAATTCTCATCTTTATGGATCAGCAGATCACAGCTGTCATCATCAACCGCAAGGAGCACAAGCTCAAG AAAGGCTGTGGCTATCACCTGGACTTGCTGGTGGTGTCATTCATGCTTGGCGTGTGCTCCATAATGGGCCTGCCCTGGTTCGTGGCGGCCACCGTCCTCTCCATTTCGCACGTGAACAGCCTCAAGGTGGAATCTGGTTGCTCCGCTCCCGGAGAGCAGCCCAAGTTCCTCGGCATCCGGGAGCAGCGCGTCACCGGCTTCATGATCTTTGTCCTCATGGGCTGTTCGGTTTTCATGACATCTGCGCTCAAG TTCATTCCAATGCCAGTGCTGTACGGAGTCTTCCTCTACATGGGGGTCTCCTCTCTGAAAGGCATCCAA TTCTTTGACAGAATCAAGCTGTTTGGCATGCCTGCCAAACATCAGCCTGATCTTATTTACTTGCGCTACGTGCCGCTGTGGAAAGTCCATATCTTCACCCTGGTACAGCTCACCTGCCTGGTACTGCTCTGGGTCATCAAGGCCTCTGCTGCAGCCGTGGTTTTCCCCATGATG gttCTTGCACTGGTCTTTATCCGGAAGCTTCTTGACTTCTTCTTCAGTAACAGAGAGCTGAGCTGGCTCGACGACTTGATGCCAgagagcaagaagaaaaaagaggacgacaaaaaaaagaaagcgcggGCAAAGCTG gaAGCAGAGTCTCGATTGCAGGACGAAGAACTAGGACTGCCGGTCAGCTACGAGAGCTCCAACCTGCTCAACATCCCAGAAAAGACCCTCTCAGGGAG TTCTGAGCTTGATGCCATGGTTGTAAATACTGCTGATGAAATGGCCCAAAATGCGGCGTGGAGAGCAGTGAACTTGAGCAGCGACTCGCAAAGCCAACATAGTGGAAG CCGGGAGAAGGCGGCCTGCGTTAGAGTGGACATAAGCCCGGAAACACCAGGAGAAAGTTCCAATGCGGAGACCTTCTTGTGA
- the LOC127604995 gene encoding sodium bicarbonate cotransporter 3-like isoform X10, giving the protein MDESSEQTRPFLRTGLDEEAIVDHGKSSFTIQTNYEKDELESHRAVYVGVHVPFGRENKRRHRHRGHRHHRKRRDKDSDDGKEDDRDSSPYDTPSQRVQFILGTEDDDLEHVPHDLFTELDELSFRDGRATEWRETARWLKFEEDVEDGGERWSKPYVATLSLHSLFELRSCILNGTVMLDMRANSIEEIADMVIDSMVASGQLKEDLRAKVREAMLKKHHHQNERKLSNRIPLVRSIADIGKKHSDPLLLERNGPLVHLNSVPNYLDSEKAVERRPSKVGVSRESSSVDFSKVDMNFMKKIPPGAEASNVLVGEVDFLEKPIIAFVRLSPAVLITGLTEVPVPTRFLFLLLGPHGKGPQYHEIGRSMATLMTDEIFHDVAYKAKDRTDLLSGIDEFLDQVTVLPPGEWDPTIRIEPPKNVPSQLKRKRPSHPNGTASPAGELEMGDDHQVGPELQRTGRICGGLILDIKRKAPFYWSDIRDSFSLQCLASILFLYCACMSPVITFGGLLGEATKGNISAIESLFGASLTGVAYSLFAGQPLTILGSTGPVLVFEKILFKFCADYGLSYLSLRTSIGLWTAFLCLVLVATDASSLVCYITRFTEEAFAALICIIFIYEALEKLFHLGEHYPVNSHNVLDNLTSYSCQCSEPANASAQLLLKWNQTGYSADSIPWSSFNVSMCKMLNGEFVGTACGNHGPYIPDVLFWSIILFFTTFFLSSFLKQFKTERYFPTKVRSTISDFAVFITIMIMVLVDYLMGIPSPKLNVPDRFEVGGFIIFLYVYIIDANDLLPSRSLPLFQAVQTKSGTLLPSFPAQPTSKNRGWLMDPLGENPWWTLLVAALPALLCTILIFMDQQITAVIINRKEHKLKKGCGYHLDLLVVSFMLGVCSIMGLPWFVAATVLSISHVNSLKVESGCSAPGEQPKFLGIREQRVTGFMIFVLMGCSVFMTSALKFIPMPVLYGVFLYMGVSSLKGIQFFDRIKLFGMPAKHQPDLIYLRYVPLWKVHIFTLVQLTCLVLLWVIKASAAAVVFPMMVLALVFIRKLLDFFFSNRELSWLDDLMPESKKKKEDDKKKKARAKLEAESRLQDEELGLPVSYESSNLLNIPEKTLSGSSELDAMVVNTADEMAQNAAWRAVNLSSDSQSQHSGSREKAACVRVDISPETPGESSNAETFL; this is encoded by the exons ggtCTAGATGAGGAGGCAATCGTTGACCACGGAAAGAGCAGCTTCACTATTCAGACAAACTACGAAAAGGACGAATTAGAAA gccACCGAGCTGTGTACGTGGGCGTTCACGTTCCCTTTGGAAGAGAAAACAAGCGGAGGCATCGTCACCGAGGACACAGGCACCACAGAAAGAGAAGGGATAAAGATTCGGATGACGGAAAGGAGGATGACAGGGACTCGTCCCCCTACG ACACTCCATCCCAGCGGGTCCAATTCATTCTGGGCACAGAGGACGATGACTTGGAGCATGTTCCCCACGACCTCTTCACCGAGTTGGATGAGCTCTCCTTCCGAGATGGCAGAGCCACTGAATGGAGGGAAACTGCCAG GTGGCTGAAGTTTGAAGAGGATGTGGAAGATGGCGGGGAAAGGTGGAGCAAGCCGTACGTGGCTACGTTGTCACTGCACAGTTTATTTGAACTGCGGAGCTGCATCCTCAATGGCACTGTCATGCTGGATATGAGGGCCAACAGTATAGAGGAAATTGCAG ACATGGTGATCGACAGCATGGTGGCGTCGGGCCAGCTCAAGGAGGACCTGCGGGCGAAGGTGCGTGAGGCCATGCTGAAGAAGCACCACCATCAGAACGAGCGAAAGCTCAGTAACCGCATCCCTTTGGTGCGCTCCATTGCTGACATAGGCAAGAAACATTCTGACCCTCTCTTGCTTGAAAGAAACG GACCACTCGTTCATCTGAACTCCGTCCCGAATTACCTGGACAGTGAAAAGGCAGTGGAGAGGCGGCCTTCCAAAGTAGGGGTCAGTAGAGAAAGCAGCAGTGTCGACTTCAGCAAG GTGGATATGAATTTCATGAAGAAGATTCCCCCGGGCGCCGAAGCTTCCAATGTGTTGGTGGGAGAAGTGGATTTCTTGGAGAAACCCATCATCGCCTTTGTTCGACTCTCCCCTGCGGTTCTGATCACTGGCCTCACTGAGGTTCCCGTTCCCACAAG GTTCCTGTTCCTGCTTTTGGGTCCTCACGGGAAGGGTCCTCAATACCATGAGATTGGCAGATCGATGGCCACTCTGATGACAGATGAG ATTTTCCATGACGTGGCATACAAGGCCAAAGATCGAACGGATCTCCTATCTGGGATCGATGAGTTCCTTGATCAGGTGACGGTCCTCCCTCCTGGAGAGTGGGACCCCACGATCCGGATTGAGCCCCCTAAAAACGTCCCGTCCCAG CTAAAGAGGAAGAGGCCATCGCATCCAAATGGCACGGCATCCCCAGCGGGAGAACTGGAAATGGGAGACGACCACCAAGTGGGACCAGAGCTGCAGAGGACCGGAAG GATATGCGGCGGTCTGATCCTGGACATCAAGCGGAAGGCCCCCTTTTACTGGAGCGACATCAGAGACTCCTTTAGCTTGCAGTGTCTAGCCTCCATTCTCTTCCTTTATTGTGCCTGCATGTCTCCCGTCATTACGTTCGGAGGTCTGCTTGGGGAGGCCACCAAAGGCAACATC AGTGCCATAGAGTCTCTTTTTGGGGCGTCATTGACTGGAGTTGCGTATTCCCTCTTTGCCGGTCAACCTCTAACTATCCTTGGCAGCACAGGACCTGTTTTAGTGTTTGAGAAGATCCTCTTTAAGTTCTGCGC CGACTACGGACTGTCCTACCTGTCGTTGCGAACAAGCATTGGTCTGTGGACTGCCTTCCTGTGTCTGGTCCTGGTTGCTACGGACGCGAGCTCCCTGGTCTGCTATATCACCCGATTCACCGAGGAAGCTTTTGCCGCACTCATCTGCATCATCTTTATCTACGAGGCGCTTGAAAAGCTCTTCCACCTCGGAGAGCATTACCCTGTCAACAGCCACAACGTCCTGGATAACCTCACATCATATTC GTGTCAGTGCTCTGAGCCAGCGAATGCCTCCGCTCAGCTCCTGCTGAAATGGAACCAGACGGGTTACAGTGCAGACTCCATACCGTGGAGTAGCTTCAATGTTTCG ATGTGTAAAATGCTCAACGGGGAGTTTGTTGGCACAGCCTGCGGTAACCATGGACCCTACATCCCAGATGTTCTCTTCTGGTCCATCATTCTCTTCTTCACCACCTTTTTCTTGTCCTCTTTCCTCAAGCAGTTCAAAACGGAGCGGTACTTCCCCaccaag gtgCGATCCACAATCAGTGACTTTGCTGTCTTCATAACTATCATGATTATGGTCTTGGTGGACTACTTAATGGGGATCCCTTCACCGAAACTAAACGTCCCTGATCGGTTTGAGGTAGgcggatttattatttttttgtatgtatatatcattGATGCAAATGATCTTCTTCCGAGTAGAAGTTTACCACTTTTCCAGGCTGTCCAAACTAAATCTGGCACACTTTTGCCATCTTTCCCCGCACAGCCTACTTCAAAGAACAGAGGCTGGCTGATGGACCCATTAGGCGAAAACCCCTGGTGGACGCTGTTGGTGGCAGCGCTTCCTGCCCTGTTGTGCACAATTCTCATCTTTATGGATCAGCAGATCACAGCTGTCATCATCAACCGCAAGGAGCACAAGCTCAAG AAAGGCTGTGGCTATCACCTGGACTTGCTGGTGGTGTCATTCATGCTTGGCGTGTGCTCCATAATGGGCCTGCCCTGGTTCGTGGCGGCCACCGTCCTCTCCATTTCGCACGTGAACAGCCTCAAGGTGGAATCTGGTTGCTCCGCTCCCGGAGAGCAGCCCAAGTTCCTCGGCATCCGGGAGCAGCGCGTCACCGGCTTCATGATCTTTGTCCTCATGGGCTGTTCGGTTTTCATGACATCTGCGCTCAAG TTCATTCCAATGCCAGTGCTGTACGGAGTCTTCCTCTACATGGGGGTCTCCTCTCTGAAAGGCATCCAA TTCTTTGACAGAATCAAGCTGTTTGGCATGCCTGCCAAACATCAGCCTGATCTTATTTACTTGCGCTACGTGCCGCTGTGGAAAGTCCATATCTTCACCCTGGTACAGCTCACCTGCCTGGTACTGCTCTGGGTCATCAAGGCCTCTGCTGCAGCCGTGGTTTTCCCCATGATG gttCTTGCACTGGTCTTTATCCGGAAGCTTCTTGACTTCTTCTTCAGTAACAGAGAGCTGAGCTGGCTCGACGACTTGATGCCAgagagcaagaagaaaaaagaggacgacaaaaaaaagaaagcgcggGCAAAGCTG gaAGCAGAGTCTCGATTGCAGGACGAAGAACTAGGACTGCCGGTCAGCTACGAGAGCTCCAACCTGCTCAACATCCCAGAAAAGACCCTCTCAGGGAG TTCTGAGCTTGATGCCATGGTTGTAAATACTGCTGATGAAATGGCCCAAAATGCGGCGTGGAGAGCAGTGAACTTGAGCAGCGACTCGCAAAGCCAACATAGTGGAAG CCGGGAGAAGGCGGCCTGCGTTAGAGTGGACATAAGCCCGGAAACACCAGGAGAAAGTTCCAATGCGGAGACCTTCTTGTGA